The nucleotide window GCCCGGCCCGGACGCCCGCCCAGTCGCGCAGGCGTACGCGGGGCACCAGTTCGGCGGCTACTCGCCGCGGCTCGGCGACGGCCGCGCCCTGCTGCTCGGTGAGATCGCCCCGATCCTTCCGGGCGCCGACTCCCCCGCCGCAGCCCGCGCCCTGCGCGACCTCCATCTGAAGGGGTCCGGCCGCACCCCCTTCGCGCGCGGCAACGCGGACGGCCAGGCCGTCCTCGGCCCCATGCTGCGCGAGTACGTCGTGGCCGAGGCGATGCACGCCCTCGGCGTGCCGACCACGCGCGCGCTCGCCGTCGTCGCCACGGGCGCCCAGGTGCTGCGCGAGGACCTGCTGCCCGGCGCCGTGCTCGCGCGCGTCGCCGCCTCCCACCTGCGGGTGGGCACGTTCCAGTACGCGGCGGCGCTCCCGGACGCGGAGGCCTCGAAGGACCTGCTGCGCCGGCTCGTGGACGAGGCCGTCGCCCGCCACCACCCGCACGCCGCCGACGCCGAGAACCCGGCGCTCGCGCTCTACGAGGCGGCGGTCGGCGCGCAGGCCGAGCTCGTGGCGCGCTGGATGCTCGTGGGGTTCGTGCACGGCGTGATGAACACGGACAACGTGACGCTCTCGGGCGAGACGATCGACTACGGCCCGTGCGCCTTCATCGACGCGTTCGACCCCGGCGCCACGTTCTCCTCGATCGACGTGCAGCACCGCTACGCCTTCGGCAACCAGGGCCCCATCGCGGCGTGGAACCTCGCCCGGCTCGGCGAGACGCTGCTCCCCCTGCTCGACGACGACCCGAACCGGGCCGTGGAGCTCGCCCAGGAGGCCCTCGCCGGGTTCCAGGCCCGGCACCTGGCCGCGTGGCGCGGCGGGCTGCGGGAGAAGCTGGGGCTGAGCACCGACGTGCCGGACGAGACCGTCACCGAGCTGACCGACCGGCTCTTCGTGCAGCTGACCGAGGCGAGCACGGACTGGACCTCGTTCTGGTTCCGCCTGGCGGACATGGCCGAGGCCGATGCGGAGGCCGATCGCCTCATCCCGGGCGCCCGCACCCCCGACGAGGTGGCCGCGTGGCTGCGCGACTGGCGGGCCCTGAGCCCGGACGCCGCCGCGATGCGCCGCGTGAACCCGGTCTACATCCCGCGCAACCACCTGCTGGACGCCGCGCTCATGGCGGCCGAGGACGGGGACCTCGCGCCCGTGCGCGAGCTGCTCGAGGCGGTCACGGACCCGTTCGCCCCACGCCCCGGCTTCGAACGGTACGCGGAGCCGGCCGCGGTGGGCGGCGCCCCGTTCGTCACCTACTGCGGGACCTGAGCGCCGTCACCCGCGCGCGAGAGACCTCACGGGCACCGCCGGATCCGCGAGGGCCTCCGGGTCCACCCGGATTGCGCGGTCGATGATCCGCCGCGCCGCCTTCACGGCCATCGGATCGTCCACGGACGCGGCCCCGCGCATCGTGCCGTCCGCGGCGAGCGCGAAGCTCGCCACCGTCCGGCCCCGCACCTCGCGGTGGACGTGCCGGCCGCCGTCGGGAAGCGCCATGTCCCCCACGGCCTCGACGTGCGCGCCGTGCCGGTCCGACCAGAACCACGGCGCGCCGGGCGCGGCCGGCTCCTCGCCCATCAGGGCCGCGGCGGCCGCGACGCCCGCCTGCATGGCCGGCTCCCAGTGCCGCGACGCGGGCCAGGCCGAGTCCCGCAGCCGCGCGACGTCGCCGACGGCGAGGATCCCCGGCACGGACGTCCGGCCCGCGGCGTCCACCAGCACGCCGTCCGCGGTCTCGATCCCGGCCTTCTCGGCGAGTGCGGTCTCCGGGACGGTGCCCGTGGCCAGCACGACGACGTCGGCGTCCACGGTGCGGCCGTCCTCGAGATGGACGCGGTGGGCGGTGGGGAGTCCGCCGCCGGGATCGTCCACCGCCTCGTCCGCGTGCTCGATCCGCGCGACGCGCCCGACCTCCAGCTCGACCCCGTTCTCGGCGTGCATGCGGTGCAGGCGCGCGGTGATCGCCGGTCCGACGGCGGTCAGTGAGGGCGTCTCGGTGCTCGTCACGAGCGTGACGTCGGCGAAGGCGGCGCGGGCCGACGACGCGGCCTCGGCGCCCGTGAAGCCTCCGCCGATCACCGCCACGCGCGCCCCGAAGTGCAGCCGGGCCACGAGGGCGTCCGCGTCGGCGCGGGTGCGCAGGGTGATCAGCCGCGCATCGTCGGCGCCGGGCACCGCCAGCGGGCGCACCCGACCGCCCGTCGCGAGGACCACGACGTCCGCCTCCCGGGCCTCCCCCGTGTTCAGCCGCACGCGGTGCCGCGCGTCCGCACCGCCGGGCTCGAGCGCCTCAGCCCGCGCGGTCACGACCTCCACTCCGTGCTCGGCGAACCACGACGGCGGGGCGAGGAGCAGCCGGGGCCCGTCCGTCTCCCCGGTCAGGTAGTCCTTGGACAGCGGCGGTCGGTCGTAGGGCAGGCCCTCGGGGTCCGCGATCGTCAGCGCGCCCGCGAAACCGCGACGGCGCAGCTCGCGCACCAGAGAGAACCCGGCCAGCCCGCCGCCGAGCACGAGCACGGAGGCGGAAGCCCCGCCGGGAGCCCCGCCGTCGTCCGCCACAGGCACGAGGCCCGCGCTCATTCGCCCGGCGTCAGGTAGAGCTGACCGTCCCGCGCCTCCACCGCATGCGTGCCGACCGGCTTCGTGGCCGGCAGGCACAGCGCCTCGCCGGACCTGAGGCAGAACTCGGCGGAGTGCAGCGGGCACTCGACCTTCGTCCCCTCGAGCCACCCCTCGGCCAGGGATGCGTCCTCGTGGGTGCAGGTGTCGTCGATCGCGTAGAACGCGCCGTCCTCGGCGTGGAACACCGCGACGTCGTCGCGCGTGCCCGCCGTCTGCGCCGGGATCACGCGGGACTCGCCCTCCGGGATGTCCGCCGCCGCGCCGATGTGGATGGGCTCCGCCATGTGCTGCCTCCGTGCTCCGCCGGCGCTCGCCGGCTCCTTCAGGGTCTGCACGCCACGGTATCGCGCGGGCGTCAGAGGACCTCGACAGCGCGCACCGTCCCGTCCGCGCAGCGCCTCGAGCGGGGCGGGGGCGGCGGCCATGTCCTCGTCCGAACGGACGGGGACGTTCAGGAGCACCCAGAGCAGCGCCGTCGTGACCAGGATGATCGAGGTGACCTTGCGCAGGCAGCCCTTCGCCGAGGCCCACATGGAGGTGAGCACGGTGCGGGCACGCGCATCGCGATCAGCAGCACGTAGACCGGCAGGCTCGGCCGGTCACGTCGCGCTCGCGCAGCGCGCGGGTCACGGGGAGAAGGAGGGCCATGGGGTCCGCGCCTGGGGTGCCGTGCCCCGGACCGGCGGTCCGGGACGCTCGGTGCCGTCACCGGAATTGCGTCTGACGGGCGTGAGCTACGGGGGGCCTTACTCCCCTCGGCGGCGACGCGCACCTCCCCCGATCGACTCAGGACCGGAACGCGCGCGCCACCTCGAGGAAGCGGTCGTTGGCCTCGACCTCACCCATCGTGACGCGGACGCCCTCGCCCGCGAACGCCCGCACCGAGAGCGCTCGGGCCTGGGCTGCCTCGGCGAACGCGGCGGTCTGATCACCCAGCGGCAGCCACACGAAGTTGGCCTGGGTCTCGGGCACGTCCCAGCCGGCCTCCTGCAGCGCGGCGACGACGCGCACGCGCTCGTCCACCACGGTCTGCACGTGGCCGAGGACCTCGTCCAGGTGCTCGAGCGAGGCGACGGCGGCCTGCTCGGCGAGCGTGGAGACGGCGAAGGGCACGGCCACCGTGCGCAGCGCGGAGGTGATCTCCGGGTGGGACACGGAGTAGCCGACACGGAGGTTGGCCAGGCCGTGGGCCTTGGAGAAGGTGCGCAGCACCACCACGTTGCGGTGCTTCCGGTACATCTCCAGGCCCTTGACGGCGTCCTCGTCCCGGATGAACTCCACGTAGGCCTCGTCGATCACCACGAGGATGTGGGAGGGCACCTTCGCCAGGAAGTCCTCCACCTCGGCCGTGGTGAGCGCCGGGCCGGTGGGGTTGTTCGGGGTGCACAGCAGGATCACGCGCGTGCGGTCCGTGATGGCGTCCAGCATGGCCGGCAGGTCGTGTCGGTGGTCCGCGGTGAGCGGCACCATGACGTCCTTCGCGCCGGCGCTGCGGGCCACGATCGGGTAGGCCTCGAAGGAGCGCCACGCGAAGATCACCTCGTCCGGCTCGGTGCCCTCCCCCTCGCCCGCGAAGGCGGTGATGATCTGGGACAGCGCGCCCAGCGAGCCGGCGCCGGTGACGATGTCCTCGGCCGGGACGTCCAGGTGGGGGGCCAGCTTCTCACGCAGCTCCGTGGCGAGCGGGTCCGGGTAGCGGCACAGCAGGCTCGGGGCGCCCTCGACGCCGGTCACGATCTCGTGCACGCGCTCCACGACGCCCGGCACCGGGGCGAACGGGTTCTCGTTCGAGGAGAGCTTGTAGGGGGCGAGTCCGGGGACGGCCACGGGCGGCTTGCCGGCCGCGTACGGCGGCAGCTTGCCGACCTTGGCGTGGGCGCGGACGACGGCGGGGCTGGGCTGAGCGGAGTCGGTCATGTGGCACAGGATACGGCGGTGACGAGGCTCTCAGCCGTCGCCGAGGGCGGCCGCCACCCGCTGAGCGGCGGCGGACAGGCGGGCCCCGATCGCCTCGAGGTCCTCCGCCCGGGTCGCGAAGACGACGGCGAGCGCCGCCGGGAACTGGCCCCGCACCGCGAGCGGCACGGCCACCGAGGACACGCCGGTGATCACCTCGTCGCGGCTCGAGGCCCAGCCGCGCGCGCGGGCGCCGGCGACCTCCGGACGTTCGGCGCCGTCGTCGTGCGGGCCCACCCCCTGCCCGCCCTCGGCGCGGCGGTCGCGCTGGGCGGCCCACTCCGCCTCCGGCATGGCGGCCGCGAGGGCGATGCCCGGCGCGCCGACCCCCAGCGGGTGGCGCGTGCCCGGCCGCTGGGTCACGAGGTTGCCGCGCGGGGGCTCCACCGTGGCGAGGGTGAGGCAGTCCGCGCCGTCCCAGACCACGAGGAAGGCGGTCATGTGGAGGTCGGCCGAGACGGAGGTGAGCTCGGGCAGGGCCGCGGCGCGCAGGTCCGGCTCCACCCGGCCCGCAAGCACCGCGAGGCCCGGGGCGACGAGGACGCGGCCGGCGTCGTCCCGGCGCAGGAGGCCGTGCTCCTCGAAGGTGCGGAGCATGCGGTAGGCCACCGAGCGGTGGACGCCGAGGCCCTCTGCGAGCTCGGCGATGGTGGGCGGCGTGGGCGCCTCGGCCACGGCCTCGAGCATCGTGAGCGCACGGGAGAGGGTCTGCGACGGCGCCTCGGCGCGCACGGGGCGGGAGCGGGACGTCTCGGGGGGCATCGTGCGCTCCTTCGCTCAACGGGGCCGGGCGGAACGGGGTGGACGGACCGCGCCGGGGCACACCGGACGGCGTGTGGGCGCCCCCACGCGGGGTTGTGAAGCCGGTCACGCCCGCGTACAGTCTGCCACAGGCGTGTTCCCTCTGGGAACGACGCGTTCTCTGAGCGAACAGGCGCCGGGTGCCATCCTCGGCCGCAGCGAAAGGTCTCCCATGCTGTTCCACCACCACGGCTACGTCTCCACCGATCCCCGCGTCCAGCCCGCCGCCGGCACGGGCCTCACCCGCCCCGCCGAGCTGCCGGACGAGATGGACGTGCTGATCGTCGGCACGGGCCCCGCCGGCATGATCGCCGCGGCCCAGCTCGCGATGTTCCCGGACGTCCACGCCCGCATCATCGAGCGCCGCCCGCACCGCCTCGAGATCGGCCAGGCCGACGGCATCCAGGCCCGCTCCGTGGAGACCTTCCAGGCGTTCGGATTCGCGAACCAGATCATCGACGAGGCCTTCGACCTCACCTCGATGGCCTTCTGGAACCCGGACCCCGAGAACCCGGCGGACATCGTCCGCACCCAGCTCGCCGAGGACGACCCGGAGGGCGTCTCCGAGTTCCCGCACCTGATCGTGAACCAGGCGCGCATCCTGGACTGGTTCGCCGAGTTCATGATGAACGCCCCGGCCCGCATGGCCCCTGACTACGGCTGGGCCTTCGAGTCCCTCGACGACTCCGGCACCGGCGCGCACCCCGTCTCCGTGACCCTGCGCCGCACGATGGACGCCGAGGGCAACGCTCTGGAGAACCCGGAGGACGGCGAGCTGCGCACCGTGCGCGCGACGTACGTGGTGGGCGCGGACGGCGCCGCCTCGCGCGTGCGCAAGGCGATCGGCCACTCCCTCTCCGGCGACGCCGCCAACCACGCGTGGGGCGTCATGGACGTCCTCGCGGACACCGACTTCCCGGACATCCGCACGAAGTGCTCGATCCACTCGCAGGCCGGCTCGATCCTCCACATCCCCCGCGAGGGCGGGCACCTGTTCCGCATGTACGTGGACCTGGGGGTGGTGCCGGAGGGCGACGGCCACACCATCCGCAAGACCCCGCTCGAGGAGGTCATCAAGCGCGCCCAGGCGATCCTCCACCCCTACCGCCTCGACGTGAAGGAGACCGCCTGGCACTCGGTGTACGAGGTCGGCCACCGCCTGACCTCGGGCTTCGACAACCGCGAGCGCGTGGGCCAGCCCACCGTGTTCCTGCTCGGCGACGCCTGCCACACCCACTCCGCGAAGGCCGGCCAGGGCATGAATGTGTCCATGCAGGACGGCTGGAACCTGGGCTGGAAGCTCGGCCACGTCCTCTCCGGCCGCGCACCCCAGGAGCTGCTCGCCACCTACGCGGACGAGCGCAAGGACATCGCCAAGAACCTGATCGACTTCGACAAGGAGTGGTCCACGCTCATGGCGAAGCCCGTCTCCGAGCTGGGTGATCCGAACTACGTGGCGGAGTTCTACACGAAGACCGCTGAGTTCCCTGCGGGCTTCATGACCCAGTACCAGCCGTCCATGCTGACCTCGGGCACCGCGCACCAGGACCTGGCATCCGGCTTCCCTGTGGGCAAGCGCTTCAAGTCCGCCCTCGTGGAGCGCTCATGCGACACCAACGTGAAGCACCTGGGCCACCTGCACCGCGCGGACGGCCGCTGGCGCGTCTACGTGTTCGCGGACTCCGCGTCCCCCCGTTCAGCGG belongs to Micrococcus sp. 2A and includes:
- a CDS encoding YdiU family protein, coding for MLTPGSKTPRLTHRFADTFPELALPWEAQETPAPQLALLNNELAELLGMDAEWLATDDGVRFLTGEQPGPDARPVAQAYAGHQFGGYSPRLGDGRALLLGEIAPILPGADSPAAARALRDLHLKGSGRTPFARGNADGQAVLGPMLREYVVAEAMHALGVPTTRALAVVATGAQVLREDLLPGAVLARVAASHLRVGTFQYAAALPDAEASKDLLRRLVDEAVARHHPHAADAENPALALYEAAVGAQAELVARWMLVGFVHGVMNTDNVTLSGETIDYGPCAFIDAFDPGATFSSIDVQHRYAFGNQGPIAAWNLARLGETLLPLLDDDPNRAVELAQEALAGFQARHLAAWRGGLREKLGLSTDVPDETVTELTDRLFVQLTEASTDWTSFWFRLADMAEADAEADRLIPGARTPDEVAAWLRDWRALSPDAAAMRRVNPVYIPRNHLLDAALMAAEDGDLAPVRELLEAVTDPFAPRPGFERYAEPAAVGGAPFVTYCGT
- a CDS encoding FAD-dependent oxidoreductase, with the translated sequence MSAGLVPVADDGGAPGGASASVLVLGGGLAGFSLVRELRRRGFAGALTIADPEGLPYDRPPLSKDYLTGETDGPRLLLAPPSWFAEHGVEVVTARAEALEPGGADARHRVRLNTGEAREADVVVLATGGRVRPLAVPGADDARLITLRTRADADALVARLHFGARVAVIGGGFTGAEAASSARAAFADVTLVTSTETPSLTAVGPAITARLHRMHAENGVELEVGRVARIEHADEAVDDPGGGLPTAHRVHLEDGRTVDADVVVLATGTVPETALAEKAGIETADGVLVDAAGRTSVPGILAVGDVARLRDSAWPASRHWEPAMQAGVAAAAALMGEEPAAPGAPWFWSDRHGAHVEAVGDMALPDGGRHVHREVRGRTVASFALAADGTMRGAASVDDPMAVKAARRIIDRAIRVDPEALADPAVPVRSLARG
- a CDS encoding bifunctional 3-phenylpropionate/cinnamic acid dioxygenase ferredoxin subunit; this translates as MAEPIHIGAAADIPEGESRVIPAQTAGTRDDVAVFHAEDGAFYAIDDTCTHEDASLAEGWLEGTKVECPLHSAEFCLRSGEALCLPATKPVGTHAVEARDGQLYLTPGE
- a CDS encoding histidinol-phosphate transaminase codes for the protein MTDSAQPSPAVVRAHAKVGKLPPYAAGKPPVAVPGLAPYKLSSNENPFAPVPGVVERVHEIVTGVEGAPSLLCRYPDPLATELREKLAPHLDVPAEDIVTGAGSLGALSQIITAFAGEGEGTEPDEVIFAWRSFEAYPIVARSAGAKDVMVPLTADHRHDLPAMLDAITDRTRVILLCTPNNPTGPALTTAEVEDFLAKVPSHILVVIDEAYVEFIRDEDAVKGLEMYRKHRNVVVLRTFSKAHGLANLRVGYSVSHPEITSALRTVAVPFAVSTLAEQAAVASLEHLDEVLGHVQTVVDERVRVVAALQEAGWDVPETQANFVWLPLGDQTAAFAEAAQARALSVRAFAGEGVRVTMGEVEANDRFLEVARAFRS
- a CDS encoding IclR family transcriptional regulator produces the protein MPPETSRSRPVRAEAPSQTLSRALTMLEAVAEAPTPPTIAELAEGLGVHRSVAYRMLRTFEEHGLLRRDDAGRVLVAPGLAVLAGRVEPDLRAAALPELTSVSADLHMTAFLVVWDGADCLTLATVEPPRGNLVTQRPGTRHPLGVGAPGIALAAAMPEAEWAAQRDRRAEGGQGVGPHDDGAERPEVAGARARGWASSRDEVITGVSSVAVPLAVRGQFPAALAVVFATRAEDLEAIGARLSAAAQRVAAALGDG
- a CDS encoding FAD-dependent monooxygenase encodes the protein MLFHHHGYVSTDPRVQPAAGTGLTRPAELPDEMDVLIVGTGPAGMIAAAQLAMFPDVHARIIERRPHRLEIGQADGIQARSVETFQAFGFANQIIDEAFDLTSMAFWNPDPENPADIVRTQLAEDDPEGVSEFPHLIVNQARILDWFAEFMMNAPARMAPDYGWAFESLDDSGTGAHPVSVTLRRTMDAEGNALENPEDGELRTVRATYVVGADGAASRVRKAIGHSLSGDAANHAWGVMDVLADTDFPDIRTKCSIHSQAGSILHIPREGGHLFRMYVDLGVVPEGDGHTIRKTPLEEVIKRAQAILHPYRLDVKETAWHSVYEVGHRLTSGFDNRERVGQPTVFLLGDACHTHSAKAGQGMNVSMQDGWNLGWKLGHVLSGRAPQELLATYADERKDIAKNLIDFDKEWSTLMAKPVSELGDPNYVAEFYTKTAEFPAGFMTQYQPSMLTSGTAHQDLASGFPVGKRFKSALVERSCDTNVKHLGHLHRADGRWRVYVFADSASPRSADSQAAAWARAIAEDPQSFRNRFTPPGAPEDTVFDVKVVYQQQQSEFDWTDAPAVFVPTTGPLGLRDLNNVFATCRPKHGEDVFEARGISRDGAVVVVRPDHYVSGVFPLDAPAMVNEFFAGVLSDRA